Genomic window (Zingiber officinale cultivar Zhangliang chromosome 2B, Zo_v1.1, whole genome shotgun sequence):
GCTCTCTAAGATAGACATAGATTCTCCAGTCCTTGGGAATGCTATTTCCTGATGTAGGTAGAGAAATTTCAATAGTTATTTGGCTGATTAAGTAATATTTTTCCACaaaaagaatataaataagaTCACTTTATCAAAAGAATATGAATTATCAGATCGTCAAGTTCACCTTCCAATTTCGTCTCCTGGGTTGTTTTTCTTAGCACTCCATTAACAACAGTTGCCAATCTCAATGTTTCAAATATGACCTGCAACATGAACGATAAGCTGTTTCCTGCAGAAATGGAAGCCAACAAGCACAAGAAGATGAACTAGCCCACTAACTGCACGAGTAAAATTCATTGATTTGTAGTCGTTCCAGTCGATCGCTTCATTTGGCGACTTCTTCCTCTTCCTGATGGCAGATTGTTCATTCTAAAACCCCAAAGTATAGAGTGAGAATTTTTTTCTATAGGAAAAGCAGAGACCAAAAGTATCAATAATTATGTTACCCTCAATTCTTCAAGAGCTTCGGGATGATCATGGAGGTACTTGACAGTCATCATTAAAGTAGTCGAAACAGTTTCGAAACCGGTATATATGAGTGTAAGGACGACATCAACAATCTGTTCATCTGTAAGATTTGGTTTGCCTGTATCGTTAGTGTTCAGGAGGGCATCAAGGATGTCATGTTGGGATTCTCCAGGAGAGGCTCTTCTCTTCTCTATAAGTTTTTCCAATATGATATCCACCCTTCTTCTGGCCTGCAGGAAATGATCCACGACgataaaaataatgaaagttCTGGTAAATATATAACCTCGATTGTCCTTTTAGTACCTGGAGTCCGCGATGATAGTTTGTGCCAGGAAAGTTGAAAGGTAAGGAAATGGTTCCATGGACAAGCTTGATGAAATCAAATTTGAGAGACTTGGCCAGTGGAACTATGTCAATGCCGGCAATCAGCTTCAACACTGAGTTCAACCACAGCTAGACCATAAACGATCACAAGTTAGGTTCAAATATCTATAAAAAAGCAGTCTTATTGCTTTGCAAGAAGTTATTCCCGAGACTCAAACCTGTGATCTCTAGGTCATACAGTAGTAATTTTAACAAGTTAAGTTCCAATGGCTATCCAGAAGCAAATTTATAAACATATGTTCAACGGCAGTGATGGCATGTTATCGTGAGAGCTGAAAATTGTTAAATACAGGGTACAATTTTGAATCATGTGGAGGCTACAAACCTCCTTGGATTCCTCCTGAATGTCAATAACTCTGTTATTCCAGTGACAAAGGTAGGATCTCATGAATTCATCAATCTTGGGGAGGAGTTGGTCCCTGATGGCTGTGGGACCGACAAGAGCGATCATAGCACTCCTCATGGCCTTGTGTTGGGGACCATGTAGTGCCGCCACGTTCCACTTCCCCATTATATTGGTCAACGATTGCGGATATCCAGGCAACAGTCCCTTGTTTTCATTCATCAGGACGTACTTATTAATTTCTGGTTCCGTGCATATCACTGTAGGAGAACCTAATATATGCGTTCTGAACAAACTCCCATACCTGATGTATATCAGGCCAAAA
Coding sequences:
- the LOC122049062 gene encoding cytochrome P450 85A1-like, with product MVLLGIVLCLLVLCGGLLRWNEVRHRQKGLPPGTMGWPVIGETLEFLKQGPSFLKNQKARYGSLFRTHILGSPTVICTEPEINKYVLMNENKGLLPGYPQSLTNIMGKWNVAALHGPQHKAMRSAMIALVGPTAIRDQLLPKIDEFMRSYLCHWNNRVIDIQEESKELWLNSVLKLIAGIDIVPLAKSLKFDFIKLVHGTISLPFNFPGTNYHRGLQARRRVDIILEKLIEKRRASPGESQHDILDALLNTNDTGKPNLTDEQIVDVVLTLIYTGFETVSTTLMMTVKYLHDHPEALEELRNEQSAIRKRKKSPNEAIDWNDYKSMNFTRAVIFETLRLATVVNGVLRKTTQETKLEGNSIPKDWRIYVYLREQNYDPVVYPEPLKFNPWRWMDQNLEANNLFMQFGLGARVCLGKELGIVEISVFLHYFATMYRWEEVGEVKILNFPRVEAPNGFQIFVSNTIS